GAACGCACCATCGTCCTGCACCACGCGCTGCGCAACGCGCTCCTCCCGGTGGTCACGCTGGTGGGTTTGTCCATCCCGGCCCTCGTGGGCGGCACCGTGGTGATCGAGAGCCTGTTCTCCTGGCCCGGGCTCGGGCGGTTGACCGTGGATGCCATCGGCCAGCGCGACTACCCGGTGATCATGGCGACGACCTTTCTCGCCGGCGTCACCGCGGTGGCCGGCTCCCTCCTCGCCGATCTGCTCGCCTCCTGGCTCGACCCGCGCATCCGGATGGAAAGTTGAGCATGTCGTTCCGCCGCTTCACCGCCCATCGTGCCGCCGTGGCTGGCGCCGTCGTCGTCGGCCTGCTGTGGCTCCTGGCGCTCCTCGCCCCCTGGCTCGCTCCTTACGATCCCGCCGGCTTCACCCGGATGGGGCTCGTTCCTCCCGGCAGCGAGCACTGGCTCGGCACCGACGCGATCGGACGCGACGTGTTTTCCCGCCTCCTCTTCGGCGCCCGCCTTTCTCTCGGCGTCGCCATGCTGGCCGTCCTGGTGGCGGTCTCCATCGGCACCGCCGTGGGTCTGGTGGCGGGTTTCGCCGGTGGCGCTATGGACACGGCGCTGATGCGCGGCGTCGATCTGTTGCTGGCCTTCCCGCGTCTGTTCCTGGCGCTCCTCGCCATCGCGCTCTGGGGGCCGTCGATCTGGTTGTTGACCTTGGTTCTCGGCCTCACCGGCTGGATGTCCACGGCGCGACTCGTCCGCACCCAGGTGCTCTCCTTGCGTGAGCAGGACTTCGTCACCGCCGGGCGCGCCCTCGGAGTGCCGACGCCGCGCCTTCTCCTTCGCCACGTGCTGCCGCACTGCACCGCCCCGCTTCTCGTCGCCGCCACCTTGATGGTGGGGAACACCATCCTGGCGGAAAGCGCGCTCTCCTTCCTGGGCCTCGGTGTGCAGGTGCCGGGGGCGAGCTGGGGGGCGATGCTGAACGAAGCCCGCGGCGAATGGCGGAGCGCCTGGTGGCTCGCCACCTTCCCGGGGCTCCTGATCACGCTCACCGTTCTCGCCCACAATCTGGTCGGTGACGGTTTGCGCGATCTCCTCGACCCGCGCCTGCCGGTGGGGCCGGAGCGGAGCACGAGCCCATGAGCGCCGCCCGTCCTCTGCGAGCAGAGCCCGAACCGCTCCTCTCGGTCGAGGACCTGCGCACCTGCTTCGAGACCGAAGCCGGGACCTCCCAGGTTCTCGCCGGGGTGAACCTGCGTCTCGGGCGGGGTGAGGTCTTGGGTCTCGTCGGGGAGTCGGGGAGCGGCAAGACGATGACGGCGCTCTCCATCCTCGGCCTGGTGCCCGAGCCAGGTCGCATCGTCTCCGGGGAGGTCCGCTTCGACGGCCAGGACTTGCGCCGGCTCGACCGGGAGGCCTTACGGCAGGTACGCGGTCGCGGCATCGCCATGGTCTTCCAGGAACCGCAAAGCACGCTCAACCCGGTGCGGACCTGCGGCGACCAGATCGGCGAGTTGCTGCGGGAACACCTGAGGATGGGTCGGGCGGCTTCCCGAGCCCAGACTCTCGAGCTCCTCCGTTCCGTCCACCTCCCGGATCCGGAGCGTGTGGCGCGCCAGTATCCCCATGAGCTCTCGGGTGGGATGTGTCGTCGCGTCGCCGTCGCCCTGGCGCTTTCTTGCCAACCCCAGCTTCTCATCGCCGACGAGGCCACGAGCGGCCTGGATCGCACCATCCAGGCCCAGATCCTCGCCCTCCTGGCGGAGCTCCAGGCGGCGCACGACCTGGCGGTTCTGCACATCACTCATGACCTGGCGGTGGTAGCGGAGACGGCGGCACGCGTGGCGGTGATGTATGCCGGGCGGATCGTCGAGACCGGGCCCACCTCGAAGGTGTTCGCGGCACCGGCACATCCTTATACACGGGCGCTCCTCCGGGCCCGGCCGGGGCTCCTGCTTGCGCCACGACGGCTCGAGCCCATCCCAGGTGTGGCGCCCGATCCCCGCAACCTGCCCTCCCACTGTCCCTTCCAGGCGCGCTGCCCGTTCCGGGTGGAACGCTGCCTGCAACAGGATCCGGAACCCCGGTGGCTCGGTCCGGAGCACTGGAGCCGCTGTTTCGTCGACTTGCCCGGAGCGGTTGGATGAAACCCGACCGCCGCTCGGCGGAGATCTTCGCTGGGTCCGGAAGCCGTCCTGCCTGGACTCTCGTAACCTGCATCGGCACCAAGCGATTGACACCACCCGAGGGGGGACCTATATTGCTGGGGCCCACGCGAGGCTCCCGGCATTTCCGATAGGCCCAATGCCTTCGTGGCTGAGGCTAAGAGAGTTCGATCGCCGACCCCCACCGGCAGACCGAGCCCGGAGGTCTTCATCGACTCTCTTTCTTTGTTTCTGAAAGCAAGTGAAGGCGGCTCGGCGCTGGGGTCGCAGTCGAGCCTCTCGCACGGCATGGTGAGCAAGTCGCTTTTTCCCCCGCGGCCCGCAGGAATCGATGCATCTGCCGGAGTCACGAGAGGGGAGTGAGCGAGTGATGGCCAGACTGCTCCGCACCGTGGCGCTGCGGTGTGCGTCTGTCCTTGGTGCGGTGGTGCTCGCAAGTCTGCCGGCGCAGGCGCAGCAGGCCGCGGTGGGTTCCATCAAGGGCACCATCGTCGACCGCGAGACCAACAAGCCTCTCGATTTCAGCAACATCATCATCCTCGGCACCACCATGGGTGCCATGGCGCGCAACGGCGGGCAATTCACCATCAATCTCGTCCCCGTCGGCACCTATCAGGTGAAGGCCAGCTTCGTCGGCTACGATCCGATGACGATGAGCGACGTGCGGGTGGATGCCAACAAGGCCACGCTGATCGACTTCCACCTGAAGAAGGGCGTGGCCGGTGTGGTGCAGACGATCACCGTCACCAGCGAAGCCCACAAGGTGGACGTCAAGGCCTCCGACACCTCCCATGTGACCACGGACAAAGAGATCCTCTCGCTCCCCGTCGACGAGTGGGCGGAGGGGGCGGCGCTCAACACCGGCGTCGTCGTCCAGGGCGGCGAGCTGCACGTGCGCGGCGGCCGCTCCGGCGAGTTGTCCGTACGGATCGACGGCGTCCCGGTGGACGACCCGCTCTCCGGCGGCAGCGTCGACCTGGGCCTGCTCTCGGTGGCGCAGCAGGAGCTGATCACGGGCGGCATGGACGCCGAGTACGGCAACGCCTCGTCGGGGGTCCTCAATTTCACCACCCGTTCCGGGGGCCGCAACTTCGAGGGCAACTTCCGCTTCACCACCGACGACTACGGCCGCGCCGACAAGACCTTCCAGAACTACGACCGCTACTCTCTCGGCTTCGGCGGGCCGACACCGTTCCGGGACCTGACCTACTACGTGTCCGGCGAAGCGACCTTCGTGGACGGGGAGTTCTTGAGCACCAAGAGGTACCCCGAGCACGAGTGGATGGGGATCACCTTCAAGGAGCGGGTGGATTCGGACTTCCGCACCCAGGGCCGCCTGGATTGGAAGCTGCCCAAGGGCGTGAAGATGTCCGGCGAGATGACCCTCTCCCAGTCCAAGAATGATCCCTACTTCCACAACTGGACCACCGAGGGCTACCCGGCGAAGGTCCTCACCTACCAGTCGCTGCGGCCGAATCGTTTCAAGCGCGGCTACTTCCTCCCCTCGGGCAACGTCACGGTGTTCGACGGTCCCTGGCGCCAGACCGCGGCGACCGCCAGCTTCGTGCCCATCGAGGAGGATGGGAACTGTGTCTACTGTCTGGTGCCGACGGCAGAGAACGCCACCATCCGTGCCGTGCGCGTCCTCGACACCCAGGGCAGGATCAACTACGCCGTCATCGACTTCCTCATGTTCGAGGGCTGGCAGAATCCCTCCAGCACCTGGGTCCCGGATCTGGAAGGGGCGGTGGGAGACACCAACAAGGCCTACTACAACTCCGCCGAGCACAGCTCGACGACGGAGAACAACAGCCAGCAGCTCAAGTGGACGTTGACCCACACGCTGTCGCCCAAGACCTTCTACGAGGTCAAGCTCTCCCGCCTCGCCTTCGACGTCACCAGCACGGTCAACGGTCAGGCGCCGGCGGACTTCGCCAGCGCCCGCCAGTTCATCTGGGTGCCGGGCCGGGGCCCGCAGCGTCTGGGGAACGTGGACTTCTACACCGACCCGAAGGTGCCTTTCTTCGTCACCGCCTACGATCGGCCCTTCTACAGCCGGCGCAACACCGTGACCTATCTCATGCGCAGCGACATCACCTCGCAGCATTGGCGGGGGCACCGGCTCAAGGGCGGCCTGCTGGTGGAGTACAACGACCTGGATCAGTCGCAGCTGAACTCGCCGGCCCTGCAGCAGCAGTATCTCGACCCCCCGGGCCTGGGGCGGAATGTCTTCCACAACTTCAACCCCGAGGGCTCCTTCTACGTCCAGGACCGCTGGGAGTACGAAGGCATGGTGGTGAACGGCGGCGTCCGCTTCGACTTCTTCTCCCCCGGCTCGGGGATCGGCGTCCAGATCCACAGCGACGAGATCCCCCGCGACGTGCAGCGCTGGCAGACGCAGTGGAGCCCCCGGCTCGGGCTCGCCTTCCCGATCACCGACCGGGACGTGTTCAACTTCCACTACGGGCGCTTCATCCAGTTCCCGGAGAAGAACTTCATCTTCGCCTCCCAGGACGTGAACCAAGCGCTGGGAACGCTGGGGAACCCGAACCTGGAGCCGGAGACCTCTATCGCCTACCAGGCGGGGATCCACCACCAGTTCACCAACAACGTCTCGGCGCAGTTCGCCCTGTTCAACAAGGATTACTATGGTCTGGTGTCGTCCATCGAGATCACTGACGACTCCACCGGGACGCAGAACTTCCGCTATGTGAACCGGGCCTTCGCCAGCAGCCGCGGCGTCGAGCTCGGGGTGCGGCGCGCCTTCGCCAACAACTTCGCCCTCGAGGTGTCCTACACCTTCTCCTACGCCGATGGCGTCTCCTCCAACCCGGACTTCGGCCGCCAGGCGGCGGGGTTCTCCTACATCCCCACCGGCGAGCTGCCCCTGGACTGGGACCAGCGCCACACGGTGAACACGACGCTCACCCTGGCCAAGGCCGGCGACTGGTCCACCAGCTTCGTCTACTCCTATGGCAGCGGCCTGCCGTGGACGCCGTTCTTCCGCTTCGAGAAGAAGCAGGATCCGACGCTGGAGAACTCGCGGCGCTACCCGGCCACCAACATCATCAACTTCCGGGGCGAGAAGTTCTTCCGCGTCTACGGGCAGAACCTGCGCATCTTCCTCGACGGGCGCAACTTGCTCGACGACCGCGTGGTCGTGAGCCTCCAGGGCAACGGCGTGACACCGGGGCTCCGGGACGCCACCTCGGCCTACGTGCCCTATGCCACCGAGATCGGCCAGTTCGGCGGCGCTTATCTGCAGGACACCGACCAGGATGGCAGCGACGAGTTCTACCCGGTGAACGACCCCACCGTGTTCGGACAACGCCGATACTTCCGCCTCGGCCTGGGCTTCGAGTTCTAGAAGATGCGGCGCCGCGTGACGGCGGCGACTTCGGAAAGGCGAGAACGATGAGGCTAGACACACGCAAAGGGTTCCAGGCCGCAGCGGCGCTCGTCCTGTTCCTCGGCGTCGCCTCGCGCGCCTCCGCACGCGGGAACTTCGAACTGCCCGCGGATCTCCTCGACACCAACCGCTATCCGGGGATGCGGGGGATCATAGAGCTGGACGGCAAGAACGTGCACAACTGCGGCAACGTGCTCGTGCACGTCGCCAACTTCGGCATCATCGGTTCGGCCCCGGGTTCGCGCAACGCCTTCGAGAGCGCCCCCTCGGCGCAATGGCCCGCGGGCAGCGAAACCGAGTACCTCTATATCGCCGGTCTGTGGATCGGGGCCGAGAAGAATGCCGAGAAGGCGGTGACCACCGCCGCCTTCCAGATCGAGTTCCGCCCCGGCCTCTCGGAGCTCGACCACATCTACCAGACCCGCGAGCTGGCCCCCGGCGGGGCGCGCAAGCCCGCCCCCAACGCCGACGACGACGGCGACAAGAAGATCGACGAGGACTGGCTCGACAGCCGGGACAACGACGGCGACGGGCGCATCGACGAGGACTTCGCCGGCATCTCCAACCAGATGTTCTTCTGCGAGTACAGCGACATCGATCCCAACATCAAGCAGCGCTGGCCGGAGCACGTGCCCCTGGAGTTCAAGGTGCAGCAGTCGTCGTTGTGCTGGGAAGACAAGCTCATCGACGATTTCATCGCCTTCGACTACAAGCTCATCAACAACACCGCGAACGAGACGCCCATCTACAACGTTTACATCGGCTTCTTCGCCGACTGCGACATCGGTCCGCGCAACCGCGAGCAGGTCTCGGACGACGACTATGCCGGCTTCTGGGAGGGCATCGAGAGCGCCCGCCTGGGTCTGGCGACGAAAAACGTCAAGATCTCCATTGGCTACATGTTCGACGACGACGGCGACGAGGGCGTGTCGGAGGGCTACGTGGGCATCATGTTCCTCGGCGCCCAGGATCCGAGCGCCGAGGCCGCGGGCGCCACCATCAGCCTGCGCAACTTCCGCTTCTTCTCCGGCTCGGCGGGCTTCGAGCAGGGCGGCGACCCGAACAACGACGACGAACGCTACCGCGTCCTCGACGGCACGGCGCCGAAGTCGCTGCCGCCGGCCGACGCGGTCACCGGCCTCAGGCCCGAACAGATCGCCAAGAAGAAGGACGACTACCGCATGCTCGTCTCCGCCGGGCCTTTCGCCGAGGTGGGGCCGGGCGAGACCCTGGGCTTCCAGGCGGCGCTGGTGATCGGCCGCTTCTTCGACGGCATGATCGAGAACGCCAAGCAGGCGCAGCTCACCTACGACGGTGTCTACCTCGACTGCGACGAGGACCCGAGCACCGGCATGCTCGGCCGCGAGACCCCGGTGTGTGGGCCGGCTCTCCTGGGCCACCCGCCGTTCCGCATCAATCCCTGCGACAGTCTCTGCGACTTCGCGCCGCCGTCGGACGAGAGGTGCTACGTCACCGTCCCGGCGGAAGGCTGCGAGTGGATCAACGGCGACTGCGAGCTCGAACGGCAGACGAACTTGCCCACCGGGGTGGACGGCCGGGAGTGCCTCATCCACTGGCTGGTGAGCACGGCGCCGCCGCCGCCGCGCATGCGCCTGGTGGGGAGCGAGAACCGCACCGACGTGCTCTGGGACAACTTCAGCGAAACGACCCCGGATCTACGGCTCAACGTCCTGGACTTCGAGTCCTTCCGCATCTGGCGCGCCGACAACTGGACGCGCCCGCTGGGCACGGACGTCAACACCGGCCCCGGGTCGAGCCTGTGGATGCTGCTGGCGGAGTACGATCTGCCGCGGAACATCGTCGGTTCCAACACCGGCCTCGACAACATCCGCTACGCGCCGAACATCCCGGACGCGGCGGTGGAGTTCTACCGCGAGTGGTTCGCGGCCCATCCCTTCCTCGATGCGCCGGACCTGCCCGGGTTTTCACCGGACCAGCGGGACACGGCGAAGGCGCTCGCCAAGGGCACGCGGTACTACCGCTACTCCGATCCGCCCTTCAAGACCACGGGGTGCATCAACAACGCCTCGAACCCCAACGACTGCGTCACCATCGCCTGTCCCGCCGACGGCAAGTGCCCCCCGGTGGTGACCGGCAGCGCCCAGGTGCTGACGCGCTGCAATACCGAAGGCATGTGCCAGGAGGTGGCGCCGCCGCCGCACAGCGGAGCCCACTACTTCTATAGCGTCACCGCCACGGACCACAAGCTGGACGACACCAACGGGGACGGGGTGTACGAGGTGGTCGGGCCCGGTCTGGCGGGGGATCCGAACTCGAGCTTCGTCTACATCAATCCGCCGACCAACGCCCTGGAATCGGCGCAGTTCGATCAGGCCAGCGACGAGATCTACGTCGTGCCCAACCCGGCCACGGCGAAGTCGCTCTCCGACTGGCAACTGCAGCCCAACAACGACGATCCCACCGGGCTCAAGGTCGAGTTCCATCACCTGCCGGCCAAGCGGGGTACGGTCACCGTCTACACCCTGGCGGGCGACATGGTGATCGAGTTGCCTTTCGATGGCTCGGCAGGGGACGGGTCGCTGGCCTGGGACCTCCTGTCGCGCAACGGGCAGGAAGTGACCAGCGGCGTTTATCTCTTCTCCGTGGAAGCCGACGGCTTCGACCGTTTCGTCGGCAAGTTCGTGGTGATCCGATAGGGCTGGCAACGGTTCAGTCGGTGGCAGGTGGTGGCCACCCGGTCTGGAGGTCGAAGGTGAAACGAGTCCTGGCGCTGGCCCTCGTCGGAGCCGTGTTGCCGCAGGCCGCGGCGGCTTCGGATGTCTTCGAGAAGGTCGGCACCTATGCAGCCCAGTTCCTGAAGATCGGCGTCAGCGCCCGTGCCACCGGCATGGGCAGCGCCTTCACGGCGGTGGCCGACGACGCCTCGGCTGCCTTTTGGAACCCCGCCGGACTGGTGGACGTGCAGGGCACGGTGATCGCCCTGCACCATTCCGAATGGCCGGCGGACATCAACCTGGACTATGCGAACTACACCTTCGCTCCGGCCTTCGTCCGCGGCAAGGTGTCGCTCCATGCCCGCGGTCTGACCATGGATCCCCAGGTGGTGCGCACCGTCTTCCGTCAAGACGGCACCGGCGAGATGTTCGACTCCGGCGACATGTCGTTCGGGCTCTCCTACGCCCGCTACTTCACCGACAAGTTCTCCGCCGGAGTCACCGTCTCCTGGGTGCACATGGGTCTCGCCGACCGCTCGGTGAACCAGGTGGTGGGGGATTTCGGTCTGCAGTACCGCATCGGGATCCGCGGCATGAAGCTGGGGATGATGGTGCAGAGCATCGGCTCCGAGGTGGACTTCGATAATCGCCCTTCGAAGCTCCCCACGGTCTTCAAGGTCGGTCTGTCAGTGGACGCTTACCGGGCGGGCCCGCACGCCATCATCGGCGTCGGCGAGTTCTCCCATCCGTCGGACAACCAGGAGCACGAGAACTTCGGCATCGAGTACTCGTACAACAAGTTCTTGTTCCTGCGCTCGGGCTACAACGTGAACTTCGACGCCGAGAGCTTTGCCGCCGGCGCTGGCATCGCGCTGCAGACCAGCCAGTCCACCAGCGTCGACGTCGACTACTCGTTCGTGGACATGGCGGCGCTGGGCAGTGTGCACCGCGTTTCCCTCGGGTTCCGTTACTGAGGCGCGCCGCGGCACGGACTCGTTTCGGGACCCGCCTGACCATCCGGGCGGGTCCTTTGTTTCCACCCTCGCCGGCCAGGCGCAGAGAGGGGCGGTGTATGCCACCGGAGCGGGCCCGTGCCGGTTTCCTCCTCGCCCTGGTGGCGGCAGCCGGAACGGTCGCGGTGCGCGCCTGGGTGGCGCCGGCGCCCGCCGCTGCAGCCGAGCCTGCGACCGCCGCGGACCCGACGACCCCGGCGCCGGAGGCGGTGCTGGCGTCGGCGCTGCACCCCGCCGTGGGTGGCGGCGATTTCGAGTTCTATGTCGATGCCGCTGCCATGGCGCCGGCCGACAACGGCTTGGTGCGGACCCGGCTGCTGCTGCAATTCCCCTTGCGCGAATTCCTGGAGCAGACCGGCGAGAACAGCGCCGAGCTCCACCTCCTGGCCCTGGCCTACGAAGCCGGCGGCGCTCTCGCGGCGCTGCAGTCGAAGTCGCCGGCTCCGGCCTCCGACCCGGAGGCGCCGCGCCAGGAAGCAGAGCGCTCCGACCGCGCCGTGCACGAGCTCCTCGAAGACTTCGGCGGCATCACCCCGCAGGCACGGGCCGAGGCGATCTCGCGGCTCGAGGCGCCGGCGCTGCAACAGCTGCGCGCTACGGATTACCAGCTGGCGGAGATCTACCTCGATCTCGCCCCGGGTGAGCACGTCCTCGAGGTGCAGGTGGAAAACCTCTCGCGGCTCAAGAAGGGTCTCCTGGACAAACTGCGGAAGCGGCATCTCACCGGCACCGCCCGCTTGCTCTTGCAGGTGCCGGATTTCGGCGCCCGTCCGGCGCTCTCGGATCCGGTCT
The genomic region above belongs to Candidatus Krumholzibacteriia bacterium and contains:
- a CDS encoding ABC transporter permease, translating into MSFRRFTAHRAAVAGAVVVGLLWLLALLAPWLAPYDPAGFTRMGLVPPGSEHWLGTDAIGRDVFSRLLFGARLSLGVAMLAVLVAVSIGTAVGLVAGFAGGAMDTALMRGVDLLLAFPRLFLALLAIALWGPSIWLLTLVLGLTGWMSTARLVRTQVLSLREQDFVTAGRALGVPTPRLLLRHVLPHCTAPLLVAATLMVGNTILAESALSFLGLGVQVPGASWGAMLNEARGEWRSAWWLATFPGLLITLTVLAHNLVGDGLRDLLDPRLPVGPERSTSP
- a CDS encoding ABC transporter ATP-binding protein, whose protein sequence is MSAARPLRAEPEPLLSVEDLRTCFETEAGTSQVLAGVNLRLGRGEVLGLVGESGSGKTMTALSILGLVPEPGRIVSGEVRFDGQDLRRLDREALRQVRGRGIAMVFQEPQSTLNPVRTCGDQIGELLREHLRMGRAASRAQTLELLRSVHLPDPERVARQYPHELSGGMCRRVAVALALSCQPQLLIADEATSGLDRTIQAQILALLAELQAAHDLAVLHITHDLAVVAETAARVAVMYAGRIVETGPTSKVFAAPAHPYTRALLRARPGLLLAPRRLEPIPGVAPDPRNLPSHCPFQARCPFRVERCLQQDPEPRWLGPEHWSRCFVDLPGAVG
- a CDS encoding PorV/PorQ family protein, yielding MKRVLALALVGAVLPQAAAASDVFEKVGTYAAQFLKIGVSARATGMGSAFTAVADDASAAFWNPAGLVDVQGTVIALHHSEWPADINLDYANYTFAPAFVRGKVSLHARGLTMDPQVVRTVFRQDGTGEMFDSGDMSFGLSYARYFTDKFSAGVTVSWVHMGLADRSVNQVVGDFGLQYRIGIRGMKLGMMVQSIGSEVDFDNRPSKLPTVFKVGLSVDAYRAGPHAIIGVGEFSHPSDNQEHENFGIEYSYNKFLFLRSGYNVNFDAESFAAGAGIALQTSQSTSVDVDYSFVDMAALGSVHRVSLGFRY
- a CDS encoding TonB-dependent receptor, producing the protein MARLLRTVALRCASVLGAVVLASLPAQAQQAAVGSIKGTIVDRETNKPLDFSNIIILGTTMGAMARNGGQFTINLVPVGTYQVKASFVGYDPMTMSDVRVDANKATLIDFHLKKGVAGVVQTITVTSEAHKVDVKASDTSHVTTDKEILSLPVDEWAEGAALNTGVVVQGGELHVRGGRSGELSVRIDGVPVDDPLSGGSVDLGLLSVAQQELITGGMDAEYGNASSGVLNFTTRSGGRNFEGNFRFTTDDYGRADKTFQNYDRYSLGFGGPTPFRDLTYYVSGEATFVDGEFLSTKRYPEHEWMGITFKERVDSDFRTQGRLDWKLPKGVKMSGEMTLSQSKNDPYFHNWTTEGYPAKVLTYQSLRPNRFKRGYFLPSGNVTVFDGPWRQTAATASFVPIEEDGNCVYCLVPTAENATIRAVRVLDTQGRINYAVIDFLMFEGWQNPSSTWVPDLEGAVGDTNKAYYNSAEHSSTTENNSQQLKWTLTHTLSPKTFYEVKLSRLAFDVTSTVNGQAPADFASARQFIWVPGRGPQRLGNVDFYTDPKVPFFVTAYDRPFYSRRNTVTYLMRSDITSQHWRGHRLKGGLLVEYNDLDQSQLNSPALQQQYLDPPGLGRNVFHNFNPEGSFYVQDRWEYEGMVVNGGVRFDFFSPGSGIGVQIHSDEIPRDVQRWQTQWSPRLGLAFPITDRDVFNFHYGRFIQFPEKNFIFASQDVNQALGTLGNPNLEPETSIAYQAGIHHQFTNNVSAQFALFNKDYYGLVSSIEITDDSTGTQNFRYVNRAFASSRGVELGVRRAFANNFALEVSYTFSYADGVSSNPDFGRQAAGFSYIPTGELPLDWDQRHTVNTTLTLAKAGDWSTSFVYSYGSGLPWTPFFRFEKKQDPTLENSRRYPATNIINFRGEKFFRVYGQNLRIFLDGRNLLDDRVVVSLQGNGVTPGLRDATSAYVPYATEIGQFGGAYLQDTDQDGSDEFYPVNDPTVFGQRRYFRLGLGFEF